From Bacillus basilensis, a single genomic window includes:
- a CDS encoding MFS transporter, translating into MAQAKSNRVAGNIFKGSVGNLIEWYDWYVYSAFAVYFSAEFFPKGDPTSQLLNTAAIFAVGFLMRPIGSLLMGRYADRHGRRAALTLSITVMAGGSLIIACTPSYESIGIMAPIILVLARLLQGLSLGGEYGTSATYLSEMASSGRRGFYSSFQYVTLVAGQMVALGVQIVLQQLLSEPDMKAWGWRIPFIIGAMGAVAVLWLRRTMDESEQFANIKSQKRESAGTVRALMKHPKAVLTVVGLTLGGTVAFYTYTTYLQKFMVNTVGLPKEVVSWINFVALLIFVVLQPIAGLLSDKIGRRPLLMAFGILGTLLTAPIFFFMEKTTEPIVAFLLMMVGLIIVTGYTSINAIVKAELFPTEIRALGVGLPYALTVAIFGGTAEFIALWLKSIGMESLFYFYVAGCIAISFITYWRMDESSKTSQIEAELGGGDKLANNKSS; encoded by the coding sequence ATGGCTCAAGCAAAATCTAATCGAGTCGCCGGCAATATCTTCAAAGGTTCTGTCGGCAATTTAATTGAATGGTACGACTGGTACGTTTACTCTGCTTTCGCTGTTTACTTCTCAGCAGAGTTCTTTCCTAAAGGAGATCCAACGAGTCAGTTACTGAACACAGCAGCTATTTTCGCAGTTGGGTTTTTAATGCGCCCTATCGGAAGTTTATTAATGGGACGTTATGCAGATCGGCACGGACGCCGGGCAGCATTAACACTTTCCATTACAGTTATGGCCGGCGGTTCTTTAATTATCGCCTGTACACCTAGTTACGAAAGCATCGGGATTATGGCACCTATTATTTTAGTTCTTGCTCGTTTACTGCAAGGATTATCACTCGGCGGAGAGTACGGAACTTCCGCAACATATTTATCTGAAATGGCTAGTAGTGGTCGCCGCGGTTTTTATTCAAGTTTCCAATATGTAACTCTCGTTGCTGGACAAATGGTTGCGTTAGGCGTTCAAATTGTTCTTCAGCAATTACTAAGCGAACCAGATATGAAAGCTTGGGGATGGCGTATTCCGTTCATTATTGGAGCGATGGGCGCAGTAGCTGTATTATGGCTTCGCCGCACGATGGATGAATCGGAGCAATTCGCAAACATAAAATCACAAAAACGCGAAAGCGCAGGAACCGTTCGCGCTCTTATGAAACATCCGAAAGCAGTATTAACAGTAGTCGGCCTAACACTAGGAGGCACTGTTGCCTTCTATACGTACACAACATATTTACAAAAATTCATGGTAAACACAGTCGGTCTTCCGAAAGAAGTTGTAAGCTGGATTAACTTTGTCGCACTACTTATTTTCGTTGTACTTCAACCAATTGCGGGGCTATTATCCGATAAAATCGGACGCCGCCCACTATTAATGGCATTCGGTATTCTCGGAACATTACTAACAGCGCCGATCTTCTTCTTCATGGAAAAAACGACAGAACCAATCGTAGCGTTCTTACTTATGATGGTCGGCCTTATTATCGTTACTGGTTACACTTCCATTAACGCAATTGTAAAAGCCGAACTCTTCCCAACTGAAATCCGCGCACTAGGCGTAGGTTTACCCTATGCCCTAACAGTTGCGATATTCGGTGGGACTGCAGAGTTCATCGCACTATGGCTAAAGAGTATCGGAATGGAATCGCTATTCTACTTCTACGTAGCTGGATGTATCGCAATCAGCTTTATTACGTATTGGCGTATGGATGAGTCATCGAAGACTTCGCAGATTGAGGCGGAGCTTGGTGGTGGGGATAAACTAGCTAATAATAAATCTAGCTAA
- a CDS encoding short-chain fatty acid transporter — protein MKHSLLETNTEPGKKESLLTRCANVFSRWSQKYVPDAFVIAVLLTLFTFIIALLMNPSNPYKIVKSWGDGFWTYLTFTMQMVLLMVTGMTLASVPFINRGLQSVAKLADTPQKAYTMTFLISAIAYYINWGLAVVVGAIIAKEVAKKNPNAHFPLLVAAAYAPTALYSAGLSSSIGLTIATKDHFLIDMIGIIPTSQTIFSYSTLIIFFALFITMPIIIVLMAPKSGIIRYKALETDTNSFVKPAQKKLTPAEKLEWSPVLGIVLGVIGTLYCVYEFINGHSLDLNIINLFFLSLGLLLHGSLGNFAQGFKEAAQSISPIILQFPFYAGIIAVLGSSGLGSSIIEWMASIASKDTFDIFTYWSAGLVNLLAPSGGGQWALQGPLQVPAGLKLGVDPATIAMAVGWGDAWTNLIQPFWALPLLGVLGLKIKDIMGYCFILCIWVGIVTSVLMLFLY, from the coding sequence ATGAAACATTCCTTATTGGAGACAAATACAGAGCCAGGAAAGAAAGAATCATTGCTTACACGGTGTGCAAATGTATTTTCGAGATGGTCTCAGAAATATGTCCCGGATGCCTTTGTTATTGCTGTGCTGCTTACTTTATTTACTTTCATTATAGCTTTGTTGATGAATCCCTCAAATCCGTACAAGATCGTAAAATCTTGGGGGGATGGATTTTGGACTTATTTAACGTTTACAATGCAAATGGTATTGCTAATGGTTACAGGAATGACGCTAGCTTCTGTCCCGTTTATCAATAGAGGTTTGCAGTCCGTTGCAAAGTTGGCCGATACACCTCAAAAGGCTTATACGATGACATTTTTGATTAGTGCAATTGCATACTATATCAATTGGGGACTAGCTGTAGTTGTGGGAGCGATCATTGCGAAGGAAGTAGCGAAAAAGAATCCGAATGCACATTTTCCATTACTTGTAGCAGCTGCTTATGCTCCGACAGCCTTATATAGCGCAGGTCTCTCTAGTTCTATTGGCCTGACAATTGCCACAAAGGATCATTTTCTTATAGATATGATTGGAATTATTCCTACCTCACAAACAATCTTTAGTTATTCTACTCTAATTATTTTTTTCGCTCTATTCATCACGATGCCAATTATTATTGTACTTATGGCTCCAAAAAGTGGGATTATCAGGTATAAAGCACTCGAAACAGATACAAATTCTTTTGTAAAACCTGCTCAAAAAAAATTAACTCCTGCGGAAAAACTGGAATGGTCACCGGTTTTAGGAATAGTATTAGGCGTAATCGGCACGTTGTATTGTGTTTATGAATTCATAAACGGTCATAGTTTAGATTTAAATATCATTAATTTGTTTTTCTTGTCACTTGGTTTGCTCCTGCATGGTTCTCTTGGCAACTTTGCACAAGGATTCAAAGAAGCTGCGCAATCCATATCTCCAATTATCCTACAGTTTCCATTTTATGCGGGGATTATCGCTGTTTTAGGTAGTTCAGGATTGGGAAGCTCAATCATTGAATGGATGGCATCCATTGCGTCAAAGGATACATTTGATATATTTACATATTGGTCAGCGGGTTTGGTGAACTTATTGGCACCATCCGGCGGGGGACAATGGGCTTTACAAGGGCCACTGCAGGTCCCGGCAGGATTGAAGTTAGGTGTAGATCCGGCTACTATTGCTATGGCGGTAGGCTGGGGGGACGCATGGACAAATTTGATTCAGCCATTCTGGGCACTACCTCTTTTAGGAGTACTGGGATTGAAAATTAAAGATATCATGGGTTATTGTTTCATTCTCTGCATTTGGGTCGGAATTGTTACAAGTGTATTGATGTTATTTCTATATTAG
- a CDS encoding YflJ family protein, which produces MEHISTTRLIIFNGKLLPSPTYTVQKQKGSDPMYYGTKGWYVAELKKLGVRYHEGRKLESYRGHILRNLLLAQQEKLKEQ; this is translated from the coding sequence ATGGAACACATTTCTACAACCAGGCTTATTATTTTCAATGGAAAGTTACTTCCATCCCCAACATATACTGTTCAAAAGCAAAAAGGAAGTGATCCAATGTACTACGGAACAAAAGGCTGGTACGTAGCTGAATTAAAAAAATTAGGTGTGCGCTATCATGAAGGACGAAAACTAGAAAGTTACCGCGGACACATCTTGCGCAATTTACTACTTGCACAACAAGAGAAATTAAAAGAACAGTAA
- a CDS encoding ornithine cyclodeaminase family protein — translation MLVISANEQRNLVNMNEVIAYAALALQEFSAERTNTPIRTSLPFANEKNTALIMPSVAEGLEALGLKVVTVVPQNKKIGKKTINGIVMLSDFQTGEPLALLEGSYLTMIRTGALSGVATKHLARHNAKTLCIIGTGEQAKGIAEAVFAVRDIEKVILYNRTEEKAYAFAQYIQERFNTPAHVHTNANEAISEADIIVTTTNASTPVFSEKLQKGVHINAVGSFRPSMQELPSHAIASATKVVVESKEAALEETGDLQVPIQEGLFKASDIHAELGQIISGEKAGRENDEEITVFKSVGLAVVDIIVAKYLYEKAVEQGVGNRIEF, via the coding sequence ATGCTAGTCATAAGCGCGAACGAACAAAGAAACTTAGTAAATATGAATGAAGTCATTGCATACGCGGCGCTTGCTTTACAAGAATTTTCTGCAGAAAGAACGAATACACCAATACGTACTTCACTACCATTTGCGAATGAGAAAAATACGGCATTAATTATGCCTTCAGTAGCGGAAGGACTCGAAGCACTTGGTCTAAAAGTAGTAACAGTAGTCCCGCAGAACAAAAAGATAGGAAAGAAAACGATAAACGGGATTGTAATGCTATCAGACTTTCAAACGGGAGAACCGCTCGCACTTTTAGAAGGATCCTATTTAACAATGATTCGAACAGGCGCCTTATCAGGAGTAGCAACAAAACATTTAGCTCGTCATAACGCAAAAACTTTATGTATTATCGGGACCGGTGAACAGGCAAAGGGAATTGCCGAAGCTGTATTTGCGGTTAGAGATATTGAAAAAGTCATTTTATACAATCGAACAGAAGAAAAAGCATATGCATTTGCGCAATATATACAAGAGAGATTTAATACACCTGCTCACGTTCACACCAATGCAAATGAAGCAATAAGCGAAGCAGACATCATCGTCACAACTACGAACGCATCCACACCAGTCTTCTCAGAAAAACTACAAAAAGGCGTACATATAAACGCCGTCGGCTCATTCAGGCCAAGCATGCAAGAACTACCATCCCACGCCATCGCAAGTGCAACAAAAGTAGTAGTCGAATCAAAAGAAGCAGCATTAGAAGAAACGGGTGATCTTCAAGTTCCGATACAAGAAGGTTTATTCAAAGCAAGCGACATCCACGCCGAACTTGGTCAAATCATAAGCGGAGAAAAAGCAGGCCGCGAAAACGATGAAGAGATTACTGTTTTCAAATCGGTTGGTTTGGCAGTGGTGGATATTATTGTTGCGAAGTATTTGTATGAGAAGGCGGTGGAGCAGGGAGTGGGGAATAGGATTGAGTTTTGA
- a CDS encoding sensor histidine kinase translates to MKKSRKVSLQTKIVSLIIALILFVVLLLAGIFVYIQSVDTKRQVEQLALQTAKSLSFMPAIKDAFQNNEHKSTIQSIAEQVREQAGADYVIVEDRYGVMYSHSNSELIGTKSNNPYNYEALTFGGYYTLEGNGTSGPSLMAKAPIIVHNGDYDQVVGVVTVEFLIKGIESNILSRTKEIILFSLAVLVAGIVGGILLARSIRKDTLGLEPNEIAALYRERSAILLSIKEGIIAIDQNGFITMMNTSAEEMLHVNGDYMQRHISKVLPDFNMERVLENDQEIAFQDKVFILNMTPILENNNTVGVVCSFRDKTELKNLVNTISEVRKYSEDLRAQTHEFTNKLFVLSGLLQLGHYKEAIEFIQQESNIHQSQNHILFHQIHDAKVQAILLGKIGTASEKKIDFHIEGDSALYPLPDHIKVSHLITILGNIIDNAFDAVSEREEKSVSFFVTDIGHDIVFEVIDSGIGVPGEKISTIFQKGFSTKGNNRGYGLANVKEMVDLLEGTIEVQNEKNGGAIFTIYLPKTLREST, encoded by the coding sequence ATGAAGAAATCACGCAAAGTGTCATTGCAAACGAAAATAGTAAGCTTAATTATCGCGTTAATTTTATTTGTCGTTCTCCTATTAGCAGGAATATTTGTTTACATTCAGTCCGTTGATACGAAGCGCCAAGTGGAGCAGCTGGCACTGCAAACAGCTAAATCTCTTTCTTTTATGCCAGCTATAAAAGATGCTTTTCAAAATAACGAGCATAAAAGTACCATTCAATCTATTGCGGAACAAGTTCGGGAGCAAGCTGGTGCGGATTATGTAATTGTGGAAGATCGCTATGGAGTTATGTATTCCCATTCTAATTCTGAGTTGATTGGTACAAAGAGTAACAATCCATATAACTATGAAGCACTCACTTTTGGCGGCTATTATACGCTTGAAGGAAATGGTACAAGTGGTCCGTCTTTAATGGCGAAGGCACCTATTATTGTTCATAACGGAGATTACGATCAAGTAGTAGGTGTTGTGACAGTAGAGTTTTTAATAAAAGGAATTGAATCTAACATATTGAGCAGAACGAAAGAAATTATACTCTTTTCTTTAGCTGTATTAGTAGCCGGCATTGTTGGTGGTATTCTTTTAGCACGTAGTATTCGTAAAGACACACTCGGTTTAGAGCCGAATGAAATTGCAGCGCTATACCGGGAACGAAGCGCGATACTACTATCTATAAAAGAAGGGATTATCGCCATTGATCAAAATGGTTTTATTACGATGATGAACACATCAGCAGAGGAAATGCTTCATGTAAATGGTGATTATATGCAGCGGCACATTTCAAAAGTTTTACCTGATTTTAATATGGAAAGAGTGCTAGAAAACGATCAAGAAATCGCGTTTCAAGATAAAGTATTTATTTTAAACATGACACCGATACTCGAAAATAATAATACGGTAGGCGTTGTATGTAGTTTTAGAGATAAAACAGAACTGAAAAACTTAGTGAATACAATATCTGAGGTAAGAAAGTATTCTGAGGACTTACGTGCTCAAACACATGAATTCACAAATAAGCTGTTTGTCTTATCAGGATTACTTCAGTTAGGACATTACAAAGAAGCGATTGAATTTATCCAACAAGAATCTAATATTCATCAAAGCCAAAACCATATTTTATTCCATCAAATTCATGATGCGAAAGTACAAGCTATTTTATTAGGAAAAATCGGAACAGCATCTGAGAAGAAAATCGATTTTCATATTGAAGGAGATAGTGCGCTTTATCCATTACCAGACCATATAAAAGTTTCGCACCTTATTACGATCCTTGGAAACATAATAGACAATGCGTTTGATGCGGTGAGTGAACGAGAGGAAAAGAGTGTTTCCTTCTTCGTTACCGATATTGGACATGACATTGTGTTTGAAGTGATAGATAGCGGGATAGGAGTACCGGGAGAAAAAATAAGTACCATTTTTCAAAAAGGATTTTCAACGAAAGGAAATAATCGTGGTTACGGACTAGCGAATGTGAAAGAAATGGTAGATCTACTAGAAGGAACAATTGAAGTTCAAAACGAGAAAAACGGAGGAGCTATTTTTACAATTTACCTTCCGAAAACATTGAGAGAAAGTACATGA
- a CDS encoding response regulator: MLKVAIAEDDFRVAQIQEEFLSKIKDVKVIGKALNAKETMELLQREEIDLLLLDNYLPDGIGTDLLPQIHADFPNVDVIMVTAANENHMLEKAIRNGVSNYLIKPVTLDKFVRTIEDYKRKKQLLHSNNEVNQALIDNFFGTSQTQDIKNLPTGVDPLTLQKVKGIIKGFEEGITIEEMGEQMGASRTTARRYLEYLVATNECTVEYTYGIIGRPERKYRIGRGL, encoded by the coding sequence ATGTTGAAGGTTGCAATTGCAGAAGATGATTTCCGCGTCGCGCAAATTCAGGAAGAGTTTTTATCAAAAATAAAGGACGTAAAAGTGATTGGAAAAGCATTGAATGCAAAAGAAACGATGGAACTACTACAAAGAGAAGAAATCGATTTACTCCTATTAGATAACTATTTACCAGATGGAATCGGAACAGACTTATTGCCACAAATTCATGCTGACTTTCCGAATGTTGATGTCATTATGGTTACTGCGGCAAATGAAAACCATATGTTAGAAAAAGCAATTCGAAATGGTGTAAGCAACTACCTTATAAAACCGGTCACGTTAGATAAATTTGTTCGAACCATTGAAGACTATAAAAGAAAGAAGCAATTATTACATAGTAACAATGAAGTAAATCAAGCGCTAATCGATAACTTCTTCGGCACTTCACAAACACAAGACATAAAAAACTTACCGACAGGTGTTGATCCGTTAACACTGCAAAAAGTGAAAGGAATTATAAAAGGGTTCGAAGAGGGAATTACAATAGAAGAAATGGGAGAACAAATGGGGGCATCCAGAACAACCGCAAGAAGATATTTAGAATACTTAGTAGCGACAAACGAATGCACAGTAGAGTACACATACGGCATTATCGGACGACCAGAACGAAAATATCGAATAGGAAGAGGACTATGA
- a CDS encoding proline racemase family protein: protein MKVSKVYTTIDAHVAGEPLRIITGGVPEIKGETQLERRAYCMEHLDHLREVLMYEPRGHHGMYGCIITPPASAHADFGVLFMHNEGWSTMCGHGIIAVITVGIETGMFEVTGEKQKFIIDSPAGEVVAYAKFNGSEVESVSFENVPSFVYKKDAPIKIDDYEFQVDIAFGGAFYAVVDSKEFGLKVDFKDLSAIQTWGGKIKRYIESRMEVKHPLEEGLKGIYGVIFSDEPKGEDATLRNVTIFADGQVDRSPCGTGTSARIATLFEKEALQKGEIFVHECITDGKFEGEVLSVTAVDTYEAVVPKVTGNAFITGFHQFVVDPRDDLNRGFLLG from the coding sequence ATGAAGGTTAGCAAAGTGTATACGACAATTGATGCGCACGTAGCTGGGGAACCGCTTCGAATTATTACAGGCGGTGTGCCAGAAATAAAGGGAGAAACGCAGCTAGAAAGACGCGCATACTGTATGGAACATTTGGATCATCTTCGCGAGGTTCTTATGTATGAACCGAGAGGGCATCACGGCATGTACGGTTGTATTATTACACCGCCAGCAAGTGCTCACGCTGATTTTGGCGTGTTATTTATGCACAATGAAGGCTGGAGTACGATGTGTGGGCATGGCATTATTGCTGTTATTACAGTCGGAATTGAAACGGGTATGTTTGAAGTGACAGGTGAGAAACAAAAGTTCATTATTGATAGCCCTGCTGGGGAAGTGGTTGCGTACGCAAAATTTAATGGTAGCGAAGTAGAGTCCGTATCATTTGAAAATGTTCCTTCATTTGTATACAAAAAAGACGCTCCTATTAAAATAGATGACTATGAATTTCAAGTAGATATCGCATTTGGCGGAGCTTTTTATGCTGTAGTGGATAGTAAAGAATTTGGTTTGAAAGTCGATTTCAAAGACTTATCTGCCATTCAAACGTGGGGCGGTAAAATTAAGCGCTACATTGAGAGCCGAATGGAAGTAAAGCACCCGCTTGAAGAAGGTTTAAAAGGAATATACGGCGTTATTTTCTCAGATGAACCGAAGGGGGAAGACGCAACTTTACGAAATGTAACGATTTTTGCTGACGGACAAGTAGACCGTTCTCCTTGCGGCACAGGAACTTCCGCAAGAATCGCAACCCTTTTTGAAAAAGAGGCTTTACAAAAGGGAGAAATTTTCGTCCACGAATGCATTACTGACGGGAAATTCGAAGGGGAAGTATTGTCGGTAACAGCAGTAGATACATACGAAGCTGTCGTTCCGAAAGTAACAGGGAATGCATTTATTACAGGATTTCATCAGTTCGTTGTAGATCCGAGAGATGATTTGAATCGTGGGTTTTTGTTAGGATAG
- a CDS encoding tripartite tricarboxylate transporter substrate binding protein: MKKRLLLCIWIMTGVIAGCSSEKPQTNTVNIDKVEIVAPNVPGAGWDLTARAMQKTLTEEKIFTKPITVTNKVGGSGDVGWKYTKQKGGHVLAINSSLLITNNLLGHSKLTYKDFTPLATLASDWEVVVVSKDSNIKNANELMGQIKQNKKNFKIGVAPGLGNDDHLSFVQVSKAFGINPAELQFFVYENKEKIINALTNKQIGAATMTLSEAEKQYKAGKIKILAVSAPKRLDRLPEISTWKEQGIDVIFQHWKGIMGPKDMTEEEVAYWDGVIKRMVESDSWKGILRERGWEDFYKDSGESRVFLEQSSEEYKELVGNNRNY, translated from the coding sequence ATGAAAAAACGATTATTACTATGTATATGGATCATGACAGGAGTAATAGCTGGTTGTTCCTCAGAAAAACCCCAAACGAATACAGTAAACATAGACAAAGTAGAAATCGTTGCGCCAAACGTTCCAGGAGCAGGGTGGGACTTAACAGCACGGGCGATGCAAAAAACGCTAACAGAAGAAAAAATCTTCACAAAACCAATCACAGTTACAAACAAAGTAGGTGGCAGCGGTGATGTCGGCTGGAAATATACGAAACAAAAAGGCGGTCACGTACTGGCGATTAACTCAAGCTTACTCATAACGAACAACCTACTAGGCCACAGTAAACTAACATATAAAGACTTCACACCGCTCGCAACGCTAGCATCGGACTGGGAAGTCGTTGTCGTATCAAAAGATTCAAACATAAAAAACGCAAACGAACTAATGGGACAAATAAAACAAAACAAGAAAAACTTCAAAATCGGCGTTGCCCCAGGCCTAGGAAACGACGATCACCTATCCTTCGTACAAGTAAGCAAAGCCTTCGGCATAAACCCTGCCGAACTACAATTTTTCGTCTACGAAAACAAAGAAAAAATCATAAACGCCCTAACGAACAAACAAATAGGCGCCGCAACCATGACCCTATCTGAAGCCGAAAAACAATACAAAGCCGGCAAAATAAAAATACTAGCCGTATCCGCACCAAAACGACTAGACCGACTACCAGAAATCTCAACATGGAAAGAACAAGGAATCGACGTCATATTCCAGCACTGGAAAGGAATTATGGGCCCGAAAGATATGACGGAGGAAGAGGTTGCTTATTGGGATGGTGTGATTAAGAGGATGGTGGAGAGTGATAGTTGGAAGGGGATTTTGAGGGAGCGGGGTTGGGAGGATTTTTATAAGGATAGTGGGGAGAGTAGGGTGTTTCTTGAGCAGAGTAGTGAGGAGTATAAGGAGCTAGTGGGGAATAATAGGAATTATTAA